In Daucus carota subsp. sativus chromosome 4, DH1 v3.0, whole genome shotgun sequence, one DNA window encodes the following:
- the LOC108219026 gene encoding PHD finger protein At1g33420 isoform X1: MVVNGRPLKRMKRRVTADVNDFFTFPSGESPVDGPFRNSVKAFVSKYALLPPPSSLLPQLMTRQIVFRVGDSAESNSDGDDLATVCLDVVEENVARSRSVYCDQCRVVGWSGNPVCAKRYHFIIKADGSSIGGYNKPCSSCGDSFPGSDLSYRCKSCSHEMTAEDAEDWMYNQLEDTTHLLHAVVHTNGYGHLLRVNGREGGSRVLSGCHIMDFWDRLCKVLAVRKVSVMDVSKKYGLEFRLLHAITKGHPWYGDWGYEFGAGSFGLTVDAYNMAVETLSNTPLSIFTSQGRKPRTRLQDLISIYQSISEDELVNIRDLFCFLMNLIRAAHTSPVRVDDATFKKRKLCDSRILSAWTDNDIFRVEKAMFKVMRAISGSSWVPWRALRGAVCKAGPPELLDYCLKELKGKHAANGMVVNSRCNPESGALEYRLERVSVSENESSNSICHYPSGTNHPAESNLLHDLRYLYEAMLHPLTMLSFVPEIKLSRSIESARKLLDCKQFVKNYHPEKFFTVMHPSAVQLSCEVDLVDLAEDDAIKPPPEVIILPCIATISDVKIEGAKAFQEVYLSLRRFQAEEIIGYGGVPESTQVKLLFGSTETVRIRGKCQGKNGSSKFRMERGVESWIVDCICGARDDDGERMLACDVCGVWQHTRCSGIPDHEAVPAKYVCRVCSDRATKAKGDMVDLAYGSANGKIRVNWTTKA, translated from the exons ATGGTCGTGAATGGCCGGCCGTTGAAGCGAATGAAGCGGCGAGTCACAGCCGACGTGAACGACTTCTTCACCTTCCCGTCCGGCGAGTCGCCGGTGGACGGGCCGTTCCGGAACAGCGTGAAGGCGTTCGTCTCGAAGTACGCGCTGCTCCCGCCGCCGTCGTCGCTGTTGCCGCAACTCATGACGCGCCAGATCGTGTTCCGAGTCGGCGACTCGGCCGAGTCGAACTCGGACGGGGATGATCTAGCCACTGTTTGTCTTGACGTCGTCGAGGAGAACGTGGCGAGATCTAGATCCGTGTATTGCGATCAGTGCCGAGTCGTTG gtTGGAGCGGCAATCCAGTATGTGCCAAGAGATACCATTTTATCATCAAGGCAGATGGTAGCTCAATTGGAGGCTATAACAAGCCGTGTTCGAGCTGCGGTGACAGCTTCCCGGGGTCCGACTTAAG TTACAGGTGCAAGTCTTGTAGCCATGAGATGACCGCTGAAGATGCAGAAGATTGGATGTATAATCAGCTGGAGGATACAACTCATCTCTTACATGCTGTTGTCCATACCAATGGTTATGGCCACCTTCTTAGAGTTAATGGTAGAGAAGGTGGATCTAGGGTGCTCTCTGGATGTCATATTATGGACTTTTGGGATCGCTTGTGTAAAGTACTTGCAGTCAG AAAGGTCAGTGTTATGGATGTCTCGAAAAAGTATGGGTTGGAATTCCGCCTTCTACATGCCATCACTAAGGGCCATCCCTGGTATGGTGACTGGGGTTATGAGTTTGGTGCTGGTAGTTTTGGCCTAACAGTTGATGCTTACAATATGGCAGTTGAAACCCTCTCAAATACGCCGCTCTCCATATTTACTTCCCAGGGAAGGAAACCAAGGACTAGATTACAGGATTTGATATCAATATATCAGTCAATATCAGAGGACGAGCTTGTAAATATTAGAGATCTCTTTTGTTTTCTGATGAATTTGATACGGGCTGCACATACTTCTCCTGTGAGGGTTGATGATGCCACCTTTAAGAAGCGTAAGTTATGCGACTCGAGGATTCTGAGTGCATGGACTGATAATGATATTTTTAGAGTGGAAAAAGCAATGTTCAAAGTGATGAGGGCTATTTCTGGATCCTCTTGGGTCCCTTGGCGTGCGCTTAGGGGAGCTGTTTGCAAGGCAGGCCCTCCTGAACTACTGGATTATTGCCTCAAGGAACTTAAAGGAAAACATGCGGCGAATGGAATGGTTGTCAATTCGCGGTGTAATCCAGAATCTGGTGCTTTGGAGTACAG GCTTGAGCGAGTAAGTGTCTCTGAGAATGAAAGCTCAAACTCAATTTGTCACTATCCTTCAGGTACAAACCACCCAGCCGAATCAAATCTCCTCCATGACCTTAGGTACCTGTACGAGGCCATGCTTCACCCCCTAACAATGTTGAGCTTTGTGCCTGAAATCAAATTGAGTCGTTCAATTGAATCTGCTAGAAAGCTGCTCGATTGCAAGCAATTTGTAAAGAATTACCATCCTGAGAAATTTTTTACAGTTATGCATCCATCTGCTGTTCAGTTATCATGTGAAGTAGATCTCGTGGACCTGGCCGAGGATGATGCTATTAAGCCGCCTCCTGAAGTAATTATACTACCTTGTATTGCTACCATTTCTGATGTAAAGATAGAAGGTGCAAAAGCATTTCAAGAAGTGTATCTGTCGTTGAGAAGATTTCAAGCAGAAGAGATAATTGGCTATGGCGGTGTACCTGAGTCCACCCAGGTCAAACTTCTATTTGGTTCAACTGAAACGGTTAGAATCCGTGGGAAATGCCAGGGTAAAAATGGGTCGTCTAAGTTCAGAATGGAAAGAGGGGTTGAGAGCTGGATAGTGGATTGTATCTGCGGTGCAAGAGATGATGATGGAGAGAGAATGTTGGCTTGTGATGTCTGTGGTGTTTGGCAGCACACTAGATGTTCCGGCATTCCAGATCATGAAGCTGTTCCTGCAAAATATGTCTGTCGTGTGTGCTCTGACCGAGCGACAAAAGCCAAGGGTGACATGGTCGACCTTGCTTATGGAAGTGCTAACGGCAAGATTAGGGTGAATTGGACAACTAAAGCTTGA
- the LOC108217997 gene encoding GDSL esterase/lipase At1g71250-like → MLTLLVLIVSSLVIVSGNVETASPQFSAMFAFGDSLTDPGNNNYLTSLAKANYVPYGVDFYQGQPSGRFCNGKTVIDLLGELLGLPLLPAYADPLATGQNILKGVCFASAAAGILDESGQNLGERFSFRLQVQNFESILNQLKNVMDDQELTKYLRSSLAVVILGSNDYLNNYLLPSLYASSYIYNPADYADLLIKHYTRHILALYSLGLRKFFLVGIGQLGCIPNQLATSRPPPGKCVSSVNDMVGQFNIQLRSLIDQLNKSHLDAIFVYGNTYGAFGDILKNPHAYGFTVTDEGCCGIGRNRGQITCLPLTIPCMNRKEHVFWDAFHPTEAVNRILATRAYSGPPDDCYPINVQQMADYR, encoded by the exons ATGTTGACACTGCTGGTACTGATTGTTTCTTCACTTGTGATTGTTTCCGGAAATGTGGAAACTGCATCACCACAATTCTCAGCAATGTTTGCATTCGGAGACTCATTAACTGATCCAGGCAATAACAATTACCTTACCTCGTTGGCCAAAGCAAATTACGTGCCCTATGGCGTTGATTTCTATCAAGGCCAGCCCTCTGGTAGATTCTGTAATGGAAAAACTGTCATAGACTTGCTCG GAGAATTGTTGGGACTTCCGCTTCTTCCAGCATATGCAGATCCATTAGCCACCGGGCAAAACATTCTTAAGGGGGTCTGTTTTGCCTCAGCTGCTGCAGGCATCCTCGACGAGTCAGGACAGAATCTA GGTGAACGATTCAGCTTTAGGCTCCAGGTCCAAAACTTCGAGAGCATCTTAAATCAATTAAAGAATGTTATGGATGATCAGGAGCTTACAAAATATTTGAGGTCATCTTTAGCAGTAGTGATTCTCGGTAGCAATGATTACCTTAATAACTATCTGCTGCCTTCTTTATATGCCTCTAGCTACATCTACAATCCTGCAGATTATGCCGATCTCCTCATAAAGCACTACACAAGGCATATCCTA GCACTTTACAGTCTAGGACTGAGGAAATTTTTCCTGGTCGGAATTGGACAACTTGGTTGCATTCCTAATCAGCTAGCCACCAGCCGACCTCCACCGGGGAAGTGTGTATCTTCTGTAAATGACATGGTCGGACAGTTCAACATACAACTTCGATCATTAATTGATCAGCTAAACAAGAGCCACCTTGATGCAATCTTTGTTTATGGCAACACATACGGTGCATTTGGCGATATTCTAAAAAATCCTCATGCCTACG GATTTACTGTTACGGATGAGGGGTGTTGTGGCATAGGAAGAAACAGAGGGCAAATAACGTGTCTTCCATTAACAATACCTTGCATGAACAGGAAAGAACATGTGTTTTGGGATGCATTTCATCCGACTGAGGCTGTGAATCGAATTCTGGCTACAAGGGCTTACTCAGGACCTCCTGATGACTGTTATCCAATCAATGTACAACAAATGGCAGACTATCGTTAA
- the LOC108219026 gene encoding PHD finger protein At1g33420 isoform X2, whose protein sequence is MVVNGRPLKRMKRRVTADVNDFFTFPSGESPVDGPFRNSVKAFVSKYALLPPPSSLLPQLMTRQIVFRVGDSAESNSDGDDLATVCLDVVEENVARSRSVYCDQCRVVGWSGNPVCAKRYHFIIKADGSSIGGYNKPCSSCGDSFPGSDLRCKSCSHEMTAEDAEDWMYNQLEDTTHLLHAVVHTNGYGHLLRVNGREGGSRVLSGCHIMDFWDRLCKVLAVRKVSVMDVSKKYGLEFRLLHAITKGHPWYGDWGYEFGAGSFGLTVDAYNMAVETLSNTPLSIFTSQGRKPRTRLQDLISIYQSISEDELVNIRDLFCFLMNLIRAAHTSPVRVDDATFKKRKLCDSRILSAWTDNDIFRVEKAMFKVMRAISGSSWVPWRALRGAVCKAGPPELLDYCLKELKGKHAANGMVVNSRCNPESGALEYRLERVSVSENESSNSICHYPSGTNHPAESNLLHDLRYLYEAMLHPLTMLSFVPEIKLSRSIESARKLLDCKQFVKNYHPEKFFTVMHPSAVQLSCEVDLVDLAEDDAIKPPPEVIILPCIATISDVKIEGAKAFQEVYLSLRRFQAEEIIGYGGVPESTQVKLLFGSTETVRIRGKCQGKNGSSKFRMERGVESWIVDCICGARDDDGERMLACDVCGVWQHTRCSGIPDHEAVPAKYVCRVCSDRATKAKGDMVDLAYGSANGKIRVNWTTKA, encoded by the exons ATGGTCGTGAATGGCCGGCCGTTGAAGCGAATGAAGCGGCGAGTCACAGCCGACGTGAACGACTTCTTCACCTTCCCGTCCGGCGAGTCGCCGGTGGACGGGCCGTTCCGGAACAGCGTGAAGGCGTTCGTCTCGAAGTACGCGCTGCTCCCGCCGCCGTCGTCGCTGTTGCCGCAACTCATGACGCGCCAGATCGTGTTCCGAGTCGGCGACTCGGCCGAGTCGAACTCGGACGGGGATGATCTAGCCACTGTTTGTCTTGACGTCGTCGAGGAGAACGTGGCGAGATCTAGATCCGTGTATTGCGATCAGTGCCGAGTCGTTG gtTGGAGCGGCAATCCAGTATGTGCCAAGAGATACCATTTTATCATCAAGGCAGATGGTAGCTCAATTGGAGGCTATAACAAGCCGTGTTCGAGCTGCGGTGACAGCTTCCCGGGGTCCGACTTAAG GTGCAAGTCTTGTAGCCATGAGATGACCGCTGAAGATGCAGAAGATTGGATGTATAATCAGCTGGAGGATACAACTCATCTCTTACATGCTGTTGTCCATACCAATGGTTATGGCCACCTTCTTAGAGTTAATGGTAGAGAAGGTGGATCTAGGGTGCTCTCTGGATGTCATATTATGGACTTTTGGGATCGCTTGTGTAAAGTACTTGCAGTCAG AAAGGTCAGTGTTATGGATGTCTCGAAAAAGTATGGGTTGGAATTCCGCCTTCTACATGCCATCACTAAGGGCCATCCCTGGTATGGTGACTGGGGTTATGAGTTTGGTGCTGGTAGTTTTGGCCTAACAGTTGATGCTTACAATATGGCAGTTGAAACCCTCTCAAATACGCCGCTCTCCATATTTACTTCCCAGGGAAGGAAACCAAGGACTAGATTACAGGATTTGATATCAATATATCAGTCAATATCAGAGGACGAGCTTGTAAATATTAGAGATCTCTTTTGTTTTCTGATGAATTTGATACGGGCTGCACATACTTCTCCTGTGAGGGTTGATGATGCCACCTTTAAGAAGCGTAAGTTATGCGACTCGAGGATTCTGAGTGCATGGACTGATAATGATATTTTTAGAGTGGAAAAAGCAATGTTCAAAGTGATGAGGGCTATTTCTGGATCCTCTTGGGTCCCTTGGCGTGCGCTTAGGGGAGCTGTTTGCAAGGCAGGCCCTCCTGAACTACTGGATTATTGCCTCAAGGAACTTAAAGGAAAACATGCGGCGAATGGAATGGTTGTCAATTCGCGGTGTAATCCAGAATCTGGTGCTTTGGAGTACAG GCTTGAGCGAGTAAGTGTCTCTGAGAATGAAAGCTCAAACTCAATTTGTCACTATCCTTCAGGTACAAACCACCCAGCCGAATCAAATCTCCTCCATGACCTTAGGTACCTGTACGAGGCCATGCTTCACCCCCTAACAATGTTGAGCTTTGTGCCTGAAATCAAATTGAGTCGTTCAATTGAATCTGCTAGAAAGCTGCTCGATTGCAAGCAATTTGTAAAGAATTACCATCCTGAGAAATTTTTTACAGTTATGCATCCATCTGCTGTTCAGTTATCATGTGAAGTAGATCTCGTGGACCTGGCCGAGGATGATGCTATTAAGCCGCCTCCTGAAGTAATTATACTACCTTGTATTGCTACCATTTCTGATGTAAAGATAGAAGGTGCAAAAGCATTTCAAGAAGTGTATCTGTCGTTGAGAAGATTTCAAGCAGAAGAGATAATTGGCTATGGCGGTGTACCTGAGTCCACCCAGGTCAAACTTCTATTTGGTTCAACTGAAACGGTTAGAATCCGTGGGAAATGCCAGGGTAAAAATGGGTCGTCTAAGTTCAGAATGGAAAGAGGGGTTGAGAGCTGGATAGTGGATTGTATCTGCGGTGCAAGAGATGATGATGGAGAGAGAATGTTGGCTTGTGATGTCTGTGGTGTTTGGCAGCACACTAGATGTTCCGGCATTCCAGATCATGAAGCTGTTCCTGCAAAATATGTCTGTCGTGTGTGCTCTGACCGAGCGACAAAAGCCAAGGGTGACATGGTCGACCTTGCTTATGGAAGTGCTAACGGCAAGATTAGGGTGAATTGGACAACTAAAGCTTGA
- the LOC108216403 gene encoding peroxidase 47, with product MVIKNSTYNKVSVVMFLLISGLTMFRAAEALSMNYYIMRCPMVELIVKDTVNRALQSDPTLAAGLIRMHFHDCFLQGCDASVLLDSTKGNTAEKDSPANLSLRGYEVIDDIKEQLEDQCPGVVSCADIVAMAARDAVFFAGGPVYDIPKGRKDGRRSKIEDTRNLPPPTFNSSELIRMFGQHGFTTQDMVALSGAHTLGVARCASFKNRLANFDSTHNVDPDIDTQFANTLIRTCKAGDNAEQPFDRSRNTFDNNYFIGLQNKAGVLSSDQTLFSSPQTRGIVNNYAMNEAMFFLDFQQAMVKMSLLDVKEGSKGEVRQNCRKIN from the exons ATGGTGATAAAGAACAGTACTTATAATAAAGTTTCTGTTGTTATGTTTTTGTTAATAAGTGGATTAACAATGTTTAGAGCAGCAGAAGCTCTAAGTATGAATTACTATATAATGAGGTGTCCAATGGTAGAGCTGATTGTGAAGGACACAGTGAATCGAGCTCTGCAATCTGATCCTACACTTGCGGCTGGCCTTATTCGAATGCATTTTCATGACTGCTTCCTTCAG GGATGTGATGCGTCGGTCTTACTGGATTCAACAAAGGGGAATACTGCAGAGAAGGATTCTCCAGCAAATTTGAGTTTGAGGGGCTATGAGGTTATTGATGATATtaaggaacagcttgaagatcAATGTCCTGGAGTGGTTTCTTGTGCTGATATAGTGGCAATGGCTGCCAGAGATGCTGTTTTTTTC GCTGGAGGTCCAGTTTATGACATACCGAAAGGAAGGAAAGATGGAAGAAGGTCAAAGATAGAAGATACAAGAAACCTCCCGCCGCCGACTTTCAATAGTTCAGAGCTCATCAGGATGTTTGGGCAGCATGGTTTCACCACTCAAGATATGGTGGCTCTATCGG GGGCACATACACTAGGAGTGGCAAGATGTGCATCCTTCAAGAACAGGTTGGCAAACTTTGACAGCACACATAATGTAGATCCAGACATTGATACACAATTTGCCAACACCTTGATTAGAACATGCAAAGCTGGAGACAATGCAGAGCAACCATTTGACAGGTCTCGAAACACATTTGATAATAACTACTTCATTGGTTTGCAAAACAAAGCTGGAGTACTCAGTTCAGACCAGACCTTATTCTCGAGCCCGCAAACTAGAGGCATTGTAAATAATTATGCCATGAATGAAGCCATGTTTTTCCTTGATTTCCAGCAGGCTATGGTAAAGATGAGTTTATTGGATGTCAAAGAGGGTTCAAAAGGAGAAGTACGCCAAAACTGCCgcaaaatcaattaa
- the LOC108219561 gene encoding ribosomal lysine N-methyltransferase 3 isoform X2 yields MSTRPMRAFKRWMKLHGINYIDALRFIQNEENDAVWVKTVADLHQGDLVATIPKQSCLTMKTSGARHVIEEAGLDGYLGLSVALMYEKSLGPDSPWFAYLQLMPQFEPIPLLWSFDELDLFLSGTELHKIVKEDRALINEDWKECISPLFDSATGVKLNPDDFSVEQYLMAKSLIASRSFEIDDYHGFGMVPLADLFNHKTDAEDVHFTSVASHSDSEEDSEISDDSEKSGNDSQISNNGSDKKNTYESNINDVGSELNNSDDPAVLQMIIVKEVEAGAEVFNTYGSMGNAALLHRYGFTEPENPYDIVNIDLELVLRWSSSLYSSRYSRSRVAFWKKLDYSGCLAQNSEYFEISSDGKPEIELLVLLFVMSLSEDDYGDLSLQLSSPGACNKLTGTVLSKKVHVILEKGKEMSKNALLTNAVRSALIEVADLRDRLYGSRSLEDDIKELSECCFVKERKLYHSLVLRISERRILQKLRAYASSGLLRNCARGTKTKKLKVI; encoded by the exons ATGTCCACCAG GCCAATGCGAGCATTCAAGCGCTGGATGAAGCTCCACGGCATCAACTACATCGACGCGCTCCGATTCATCCAGAACGAAGAAAACGACGCCGTTTGGGTCAAGACGGTGGCGGATTTACACCAGGGTGACCTGGTGGCTACGATTCCTAAACAGAGCTGTTTGACGATGAAGACATCAGGTGCGCGGCACGTGATCGAGGAGGCTGGGCTTGATGGCTATTTGGGCCTTTCGGTGGCCTTGATGTATGAGAAGAGCTTGGGCCCTGATTCTCCGTGGTTTGCGTATCTTCAGCTGATGCCGCAGTTTGAGCCCATTCCGTTGCTTTGGTCTTTTGATGAACTTGATTTGTTTCTCTCCGGAACTGAGCTCCACAAG ATAGTTAAAGAGGACAGAGCTCTGATTAATGAAGATTGGAAAGAATGCATTTCGCCTCTGTTTGATTCAGCAACGGGTGTTAAATTGAATCCAGATGATTTTAGTGTTGAACAATATCTTATGGCTAAGAGTCTGATTGCTTCTCGGTCTTTTGAGATTGATGATTATCATGGTTTCGGGATGGTTCCATTGGCTGACTT GTTTAATCATAAAACAGATGCTGAAGATGTACACTTCACCTCTGTAGCATCTCATTCCGACTCTGAAGAGGATTCTGAAATTAGTGATGATTCTGAAAAAAGTGGCAATGATTCTCAAATAAGCAACAATGGTTCTGATAAAAAGAACACATATGAGAGTAATATCAATGACGTTGGGAGCGAATTAAATAATTCAGATGACCCTGCGGTCCTGCAGATGATAATTGTGAAAGAGGTGGAAGCAGGAGCTGAG GTGTTCAATACATATGGTTCCATGGGTAATGCTGCATTGCTACACCGATATGGATTCACAGAGCCTGAAAACCCATATGACATAGTGAACATAGACCTTGAACTGGTTCTCCGTTGGAGTTCATCCTTGTATTCTTCTCGTTATAGTAGGAGTAGGGTTGCATTTTGGAAGAAACTTGATTACTCGGGATGTCTTGCCCAAAACtctgagtattttgaaatatcaTCTGATGGGAAACCTGAAATAGAGCTGCTTGTTCTACTTTTTGTAATGTCATTGTCTGAGGACGATTATGGTGATTTAAGTCTTCAATTATCATCTCCAGGTGCCTGTAACAAGTTGACAGGTACTGTTTTATCGAAGAAAGTGCATGTCATTTTGGAAAAAGGTAAAGAAATGAGCAAAAATGCTTTGCTGACAAATGCTGTGAGAAGTGCTCTTATAGAGGTTGCAGATTTGCGAGATAGGTTATATGGTTCGAGATCACTAGAAGATGACATCAAGGAACTTAGTGAGTGTTGTTTTGTTAAGGAGAGGAAGTTGTACCATTCTTTAGTGCTCCGTATAAGTGAGCGTAGGATTCTTCAGAAACTGAGAGCTTATGCTTCTAGCGGTTTGTTAAGAAATTGTGCGAGAGGCACTAAGACTAAGAAACTAAAAGTGATATGA
- the LOC108216544 gene encoding short chain aldehyde dehydrogenase 1: MEASSLVAPTARRLEGKVAVVTGGSRGIGATTARAFLRHGAKVVIADILDDLGHSLCEEINNPSSLTYVHCDITKDSDVKHLIDTTIAKHGKLDILFANAGITGSPTGAQILAADHEEFRKIMEVNVYGSFLCAKHAARAMIPAKRGSIILMSSVASVVCGGLSHAYLASKHAVVGFTKNLGVELGSYGIRVNCVSPFGVDTPMLRKEFGVEDGEAVRGFIDVIGNLKGVGVDGEDVAAAVVYLGSDEGKYVSGVNLVIDGGYSTTNVAIREALMKIKS, from the exons ATGGAAGCGTCCTCTTTGGTAGCTCCCACGGCGAGGAG GTTAGAAGGCAAGGTGGCGGTGGTCACCGGCGGCTCCCGAGGCATTGGCGCGACCACCGCCCGTGCCTTCCTCAGGCACGGTGCCAAGGTGGTGATCGCCGATATCCTAGATGACCTAGGTCATTCCCTGTGCGAAGAAATAAACAACCCTAGCTCACTCACTTACGTTCACTGCGACATCACCAAGGACTCTGATGTAAAACACTTGATCGACACCACCATAGCGAAACACGGCAAGCTGGACATCCTTTTCGCCAATGCAGGCATCACAGGCAGCCCCACCGGAGCACAAATCCTTGCAGCTGATCACGAGGAGTTCCGCAAAATCATGGAAGTGAACGTGTACGGTTCTTTCCTCTGCGCTAAGCATGCAGCTAGGGCTATGATTCCCGCGAAGAGAGGGAGCATTATTCTGATGTCCAGCGTGGCATCTGTGGTGTGTGGAGGCCTTTCACATGCTTACTTGGCGTCCAAGCATGCGGTGGTAGGGTTTACAAAAAACTTGGGAGTGGAGTTGGGGAGTTATGGGATCAGGGTTAACTGTGTCTCGCCTTTTGGAGTGGATACGCCTATGCTGAGGAAGGAGTTTGGAGTGGAGGATGGGGAGGCTGTTAGGGGGTTTATTGATGTGATCGGGAACTTGAAGGGAGTGGGAGTGGACGGCGAGGATGTGGCGGCGGCGGTGGTTTATTTGGGGAGTGATGAAGGGAAGTATGTGAGTGGTGTGAATCTTGTGATTGATGGAGGGTATAGTACTACTAATGTTGCCATAAGGGAGGCTCTCATGAAAATCAAGTCTTAG
- the LOC108219561 gene encoding ribosomal lysine N-methyltransferase 3 isoform X1, with the protein MYIPRPMRAFKRWMKLHGINYIDALRFIQNEENDAVWVKTVADLHQGDLVATIPKQSCLTMKTSGARHVIEEAGLDGYLGLSVALMYEKSLGPDSPWFAYLQLMPQFEPIPLLWSFDELDLFLSGTELHKIVKEDRALINEDWKECISPLFDSATGVKLNPDDFSVEQYLMAKSLIASRSFEIDDYHGFGMVPLADLFNHKTDAEDVHFTSVASHSDSEEDSEISDDSEKSGNDSQISNNGSDKKNTYESNINDVGSELNNSDDPAVLQMIIVKEVEAGAEVFNTYGSMGNAALLHRYGFTEPENPYDIVNIDLELVLRWSSSLYSSRYSRSRVAFWKKLDYSGCLAQNSEYFEISSDGKPEIELLVLLFVMSLSEDDYGDLSLQLSSPGACNKLTGTVLSKKVHVILEKGKEMSKNALLTNAVRSALIEVADLRDRLYGSRSLEDDIKELSECCFVKERKLYHSLVLRISERRILQKLRAYASSGLLRNCARGTKTKKLKVI; encoded by the exons atgtatatacccAGGCCAATGCGAGCATTCAAGCGCTGGATGAAGCTCCACGGCATCAACTACATCGACGCGCTCCGATTCATCCAGAACGAAGAAAACGACGCCGTTTGGGTCAAGACGGTGGCGGATTTACACCAGGGTGACCTGGTGGCTACGATTCCTAAACAGAGCTGTTTGACGATGAAGACATCAGGTGCGCGGCACGTGATCGAGGAGGCTGGGCTTGATGGCTATTTGGGCCTTTCGGTGGCCTTGATGTATGAGAAGAGCTTGGGCCCTGATTCTCCGTGGTTTGCGTATCTTCAGCTGATGCCGCAGTTTGAGCCCATTCCGTTGCTTTGGTCTTTTGATGAACTTGATTTGTTTCTCTCCGGAACTGAGCTCCACAAG ATAGTTAAAGAGGACAGAGCTCTGATTAATGAAGATTGGAAAGAATGCATTTCGCCTCTGTTTGATTCAGCAACGGGTGTTAAATTGAATCCAGATGATTTTAGTGTTGAACAATATCTTATGGCTAAGAGTCTGATTGCTTCTCGGTCTTTTGAGATTGATGATTATCATGGTTTCGGGATGGTTCCATTGGCTGACTT GTTTAATCATAAAACAGATGCTGAAGATGTACACTTCACCTCTGTAGCATCTCATTCCGACTCTGAAGAGGATTCTGAAATTAGTGATGATTCTGAAAAAAGTGGCAATGATTCTCAAATAAGCAACAATGGTTCTGATAAAAAGAACACATATGAGAGTAATATCAATGACGTTGGGAGCGAATTAAATAATTCAGATGACCCTGCGGTCCTGCAGATGATAATTGTGAAAGAGGTGGAAGCAGGAGCTGAG GTGTTCAATACATATGGTTCCATGGGTAATGCTGCATTGCTACACCGATATGGATTCACAGAGCCTGAAAACCCATATGACATAGTGAACATAGACCTTGAACTGGTTCTCCGTTGGAGTTCATCCTTGTATTCTTCTCGTTATAGTAGGAGTAGGGTTGCATTTTGGAAGAAACTTGATTACTCGGGATGTCTTGCCCAAAACtctgagtattttgaaatatcaTCTGATGGGAAACCTGAAATAGAGCTGCTTGTTCTACTTTTTGTAATGTCATTGTCTGAGGACGATTATGGTGATTTAAGTCTTCAATTATCATCTCCAGGTGCCTGTAACAAGTTGACAGGTACTGTTTTATCGAAGAAAGTGCATGTCATTTTGGAAAAAGGTAAAGAAATGAGCAAAAATGCTTTGCTGACAAATGCTGTGAGAAGTGCTCTTATAGAGGTTGCAGATTTGCGAGATAGGTTATATGGTTCGAGATCACTAGAAGATGACATCAAGGAACTTAGTGAGTGTTGTTTTGTTAAGGAGAGGAAGTTGTACCATTCTTTAGTGCTCCGTATAAGTGAGCGTAGGATTCTTCAGAAACTGAGAGCTTATGCTTCTAGCGGTTTGTTAAGAAATTGTGCGAGAGGCACTAAGACTAAGAAACTAAAAGTGATATGA